From a region of the Zingiber officinale cultivar Zhangliang chromosome 4B, Zo_v1.1, whole genome shotgun sequence genome:
- the LOC121975038 gene encoding uncharacterized protein LOC121975038 has translation MTPRGANSRHAIDSCTFQLHAWQPFQLQTLASAADPSKHPFPAKKPCRSDRSTTPASASGPPAALDLSRLTLLDDPPPTRREEGFRWFPRKRRRRGSLSVSGRSSDRSGTRPRGGVSAAYATCSDFPLAAGGTDSSGELFVIGDGSWGSDVSEAARVTKREVTSGGGGGSERESSGTIGFQGVGNATLLESQCNESGYGSEPGYRGDGELGYDDELEEDEDDCRHLFWGEEIGDTDQMDIVGENNFAEQKAHHRGRRKKHDWRINPSLL, from the exons ATGACCCCCCGAGGCGCGAACTCCCGGCACGCCATCGACTCCTGCACGTTCCAGCTCCACGCTTGGCAGCCCTTCCAACTCCAAACCCTAGCTTCTGCTGCCGATCCTTCCAAGCACCCCTTTCCCGCCAAGAAACCCTGCCGTTCCGACCGATCCACCACCCCTGCTTCCGCATCGGGGCCCCCCGCCGCCCTCGATCTGTCGCGCCTCACTCTGCTCGACGACCCACCGCCGACCAGGCGGGAGGAGGGCTTCCGTTGGTTCCCGCGTAAACGCAGGCGCCGGGGTTCCCTGTCCGTGTCGGGTCGGAGCTCCGACCGCAGCGGGACTCGCCCTCGTGGCGGCGTCTCCGCCGCATACGCCACTTGCTCCGACTTCCCGTTAGCTGCGGGTGGCACGGATTCTAGCGGGGAGCTGTTTGTGATCGGGGACGGCAGTTGGGGATCCGATGTCAGCGAGGCAGCCCGGGTGACTAAGAGGGAGGTCACCTCCGGAGGGGGAGGAGGGTCGGAAAGGGAGAGTTCGGGGACCATTGGATTCCAAGGTGTTGGAAATGCAACGCTACTAGAATCACAATGCAATGAATCTGGTTACGGAAGCGAGCCTGGGTACAGGGGCGATGGTGAGCTTGGATACgatgatgagcttgaggaggatgaAGACGACTGCAGGCATCTCTTCTGGGGTGAAGAAATTGGAG ATACTGATCAGATGGACATCGTTGGTGAGAACAATTTTGCAGAGCAGAAGGCTCATCATCGGGGCAGGCGCAAAAAACATGATTGGAGGATCAACCCCTCTTTGTTATGA